In Pseudobacter ginsenosidimutans, the following are encoded in one genomic region:
- a CDS encoding TetR/AcrR family transcriptional regulator, with protein MAGRPKTFDSEEILDKAVPVFWAKGYEAASTEELLEAMGIGKGSFYLAFKGGKKELFEKALIRYRKQQMTTFEQEMLAHSDPLEGIRSLFRSIATTSKSIHLNGCLFGNSIAELSNSDPLLMKKASNWLLQLEKIFYKAILTAQKKGSLSKKQDPELLARQLITIWNGLGITRRLYPDNKILSELIESQLNILK; from the coding sequence ATGGCAGGCAGACCTAAAACATTCGATTCCGAAGAGATCCTCGATAAAGCTGTTCCCGTATTCTGGGCCAAAGGCTATGAAGCCGCGTCCACAGAGGAATTGCTGGAAGCGATGGGTATCGGTAAGGGTAGTTTTTATCTCGCTTTCAAAGGAGGCAAGAAAGAATTGTTCGAGAAAGCCCTGATCCGTTACCGCAAACAACAGATGACAACATTCGAACAGGAAATGCTGGCGCATTCTGATCCGCTGGAAGGAATACGAAGCCTGTTCCGCAGTATAGCCACAACCAGTAAGAGCATTCACCTGAATGGTTGCCTTTTCGGCAATTCCATCGCGGAATTGTCCAACTCCGATCCTTTGCTCATGAAAAAAGCTTCCAACTGGTTGCTTCAGTTGGAAAAGATCTTTTACAAGGCCATCCTGACTGCTCAAAAAAAAGGTTCGCTCAGCAAGAAACAAGACCCGGAATTACTGGCCCGTCAACTGATCACCATCTGGAATGGTCTGGGCATCACACGCAGACTGTATCCTGATAACAAGATACTGTCTGAGCTCATCGAATCACAACTGAATATCCTGAAATAA
- a CDS encoding B12-binding domain-containing radical SAM protein, giving the protein MSATVFLLTPPFTQLNTPYPATAYLKGFLNTRNISSFQADLGIEVTLALFSNAGLQALFNHINNHKPETVSENIARIIALQEDYITTIDDVISFLQGHNPTLAHRICKRDFLPEASRFAQLEDLDWAFGSMGTQDKGKHLSTMYLEDLSDFIRECVDEHFGFSRYAEKLGRSANSFDELYNELKKEYTYIDHLLIDILQSHMQTVQPKLVAISVPFPGNLYASLRCGQWIKKHYPDVKVAMGGGFANTELRSLSDPRVFEFYDYITLDDGEAPIENLIHHIEGSKTKEELKRTFTLVNGEVTYFNNKACSDYKQGQVGTPDYRDFLLDKYINAIEVVNPMHRMWSDGRWNKLTMAHGCYWGKCTFCDISLDYIRLYEPIAASLLVDRMEELIGQTGQNGFHFVDEAAPPALMRALALEIIKRKLVVSWWTNIRFEKSFTRDLCLLLKRSGCIAVSGGLEVASDRLLELIQKGITVAQVAQVNRNFTEAGIMVHAYLMYGFPTQTAQETIDSLEMIRQMFAAGILQSAFWHLFTMTAHSPVGLQPEKFNVKKENDTTGTFANNDIVHIDETGADHEAFSYGLKKSLLNYMHGIGLEEPLQKWFDFKVPKTRVAPDHIQQVLTQDLYAAAKPSSKIVWLGRSPIVEHFTKSKKGNQWEMTELSFQDKKGKFSISVNREQGNWLADMLNKLSVSNPKTYTLQEVMDSYKESGFEDFELFWDNKPVNTLHKVGLLKL; this is encoded by the coding sequence TTGAGCGCAACTGTATTTTTGCTGACGCCGCCTTTTACGCAATTGAATACGCCTTACCCGGCCACGGCCTATTTGAAGGGATTCCTCAATACCCGGAATATTTCTTCTTTTCAGGCCGACCTGGGAATCGAAGTTACCCTGGCTTTGTTCAGCAATGCAGGTTTACAAGCGCTGTTCAATCATATCAACAACCATAAACCGGAAACGGTTTCAGAAAATATTGCCCGCATCATCGCCCTGCAGGAGGATTATATCACTACCATCGACGATGTGATCAGTTTCCTGCAAGGCCATAACCCTACGCTCGCGCACAGGATCTGTAAAAGGGACTTTCTTCCGGAAGCCAGCCGCTTTGCTCAACTGGAAGACCTCGACTGGGCCTTCGGCTCCATGGGAACCCAGGACAAAGGCAAACACCTCTCCACCATGTACCTGGAGGATCTGTCAGACTTCATCCGGGAATGTGTAGACGAACATTTCGGTTTCAGCAGATATGCAGAAAAACTCGGCCGCTCTGCCAATAGTTTCGATGAACTCTACAATGAACTAAAGAAAGAATACACTTATATCGACCATCTTTTGATCGATATCCTGCAATCGCATATGCAGACTGTGCAACCCAAACTGGTAGCTATTTCTGTTCCGTTTCCAGGAAATCTTTATGCTTCACTCCGATGCGGGCAATGGATCAAAAAACATTATCCCGATGTGAAAGTGGCCATGGGTGGCGGATTTGCCAATACAGAGCTGCGCTCGCTCTCGGATCCCCGTGTTTTCGAATTCTATGATTACATTACTTTGGATGATGGTGAAGCGCCCATCGAAAACCTCATCCATCATATCGAAGGCAGTAAAACGAAGGAAGAACTGAAGCGCACTTTTACACTTGTGAATGGTGAAGTGACGTATTTCAATAATAAAGCCTGTTCTGATTACAAACAGGGACAGGTAGGCACGCCGGACTACCGTGATTTTCTCCTCGACAAATACATCAATGCCATCGAAGTGGTAAACCCCATGCACCGCATGTGGAGCGATGGCCGCTGGAACAAACTCACCATGGCGCATGGTTGCTATTGGGGTAAATGTACATTCTGTGATATCTCTCTGGATTATATCAGGCTCTATGAACCAATCGCGGCTTCCCTGCTGGTTGACAGGATGGAAGAACTTATCGGGCAAACAGGACAGAATGGTTTTCACTTTGTGGATGAAGCGGCCCCGCCTGCACTCATGCGCGCTCTAGCACTGGAGATCATCAAACGAAAACTGGTGGTGAGCTGGTGGACGAATATCCGCTTCGAGAAAAGTTTCACCCGCGATCTCTGTCTGTTGCTCAAAAGATCGGGTTGTATTGCTGTTTCCGGTGGACTGGAAGTGGCCAGTGACCGCCTCCTGGAACTGATCCAGAAAGGGATCACTGTGGCACAGGTGGCGCAGGTGAACCGCAATTTCACGGAAGCAGGCATCATGGTGCATGCCTACCTGATGTATGGATTCCCCACGCAAACTGCGCAGGAAACCATCGATTCCCTGGAAATGATACGGCAAATGTTTGCTGCAGGCATCCTGCAATCAGCGTTCTGGCATCTCTTTACCATGACTGCCCATAGCCCTGTTGGTTTACAACCGGAAAAGTTCAATGTAAAAAAGGAAAACGATACAACCGGCACCTTCGCCAATAACGATATCGTACATATCGATGAAACCGGTGCAGACCATGAAGCATTCAGTTACGGACTGAAAAAATCACTGCTCAATTACATGCACGGGATCGGACTGGAAGAACCATTGCAGAAATGGTTCGATTTTAAAGTGCCGAAAACCAGGGTAGCCCCGGATCATATTCAACAGGTACTTACACAGGACCTGTATGCTGCCGCCAAACCCAGCTCAAAGATCGTCTGGCTCGGCAGATCACCCATTGTAGAGCATTTCACCAAATCCAAAAAAGGTAATCAGTGGGAAATGACGGAACTTTCCTTCCAGGATAAAAAAGGGAAATTCAGCATCAGCGTTAATCGTGAGCAGGGGAACTGGCTGGCAGATATGCTGAACAAATTATCTGTGTCTAACCCTAAGACATATACGCTCCAGGAAGTGATGGACAGCTATAAAGAGAGCGGTTTTGAAGATTTTGAATTGTTCTGGGATAATAAGCCCGTGAACACATTGCATAAAGTTGGGTTATTGAAATTATAG
- a CDS encoding PCC domain-containing protein has product MVLREGDNVFTQIEELAKNEKIPSANFMGMGFAGNVSFGFYDFDKKKLDPRLHEDHSDCT; this is encoded by the coding sequence ATGGTTTTGCGGGAAGGCGATAATGTATTTACACAAATAGAGGAATTAGCGAAAAATGAAAAGATACCATCCGCCAATTTCATGGGAATGGGATTTGCGGGTAATGTTAGTTTTGGGTTCTATGATTTCGATAAAAAGAAATTAGATCCCAGGCTCCACGAAGATCACAGTGATTGTACATGA
- a CDS encoding YceI family protein, which produces MANTKWTLDPLHSELGFKIKHLMITNVSGSIKNFNIEMDTKEEDFATAQVRLTADIASISTNNEQRDAHLRNGDFFDTDNHPQMEFRSTKVEDKGDENFTLVGELTLKGVSKPVRLDVEYSGVTKDPWGGERAGFTVTGKIKRSDWGISFNSVLETGGVALSDEVKINAEVQLVKHPAEVIA; this is translated from the coding sequence ATGGCAAATACAAAATGGACGCTGGACCCTTTACACAGCGAATTAGGTTTCAAGATCAAACACCTGATGATCACAAACGTTTCAGGTTCGATCAAAAATTTCAATATCGAAATGGACACTAAAGAGGAAGACTTCGCTACAGCACAGGTTCGACTCACTGCAGATATTGCTTCCATCTCCACCAATAATGAACAAAGAGACGCACATCTCCGTAATGGTGATTTCTTCGATACAGATAATCACCCTCAAATGGAATTCAGGTCAACGAAAGTTGAAGACAAAGGAGACGAAAATTTTACACTGGTAGGTGAACTCACATTGAAAGGTGTTTCCAAACCCGTACGCCTGGATGTTGAATACAGTGGTGTAACCAAAGATCCATGGGGTGGGGAAAGAGCCGGTTTTACGGTAACAGGTAAGATCAAACGCAGCGACTGGGGCATCAGCTTCAATTCTGTTCTGGAAACAGGTGGCGTAGCTTTGAGTGATGAAGTGAAGATCAATGCCGAAGTACAACTGGTAAAACACCCGGCGGAAGTAATTGCATAG
- a CDS encoding superinfection immunity protein, whose protein sequence is MHNPILLFSMPGGTEWLLLLIGLPLYFLPTIIAATRHHQATIGVFFLNLFLGWTFLGWIAALIWAFSYGSRATQTVIVNNSSQPYSQADNPNFSSQPQSDSSQKQSGTQQEKIDQLRQYKQLLDEGVITNDEFNKQKEIILGQ, encoded by the coding sequence ATGCACAACCCTATTCTATTGTTCTCTATGCCCGGCGGTACCGAGTGGCTGCTATTGTTGATTGGACTTCCTCTTTATTTTCTGCCTACAATTATTGCTGCTACCAGACATCATCAAGCTACTATTGGTGTATTCTTCCTTAACCTTTTTTTGGGTTGGACTTTCCTTGGCTGGATCGCGGCATTGATATGGGCTTTTTCTTACGGATCGAGAGCAACGCAAACTGTTATAGTCAATAACTCCTCTCAGCCGTATTCGCAGGCCGATAATCCAAACTTCTCTTCACAACCCCAATCCGATAGTTCACAAAAGCAATCAGGCACCCAACAGGAAAAGATAGACCAACTGCGTCAATACAAGCAATTGTTAGATGAGGGTGTTATCACTAATGATGAATTTAATAAACAGAAAGAAATTATTTTGGGGCAATAG
- a CDS encoding YceI family protein, which yields MRSILLLVCALFLLTCAVACRDSSAAAITETKIAAKLPTDSIWVGNVIGYSLVIPESFVNWKGMNVMGGNGHQGYIKPLTGTLTINANGSVEGGYFELDMNTITTTDKKDTSSDNGLISHLKDPDFFDVKKYPRGRFKLINAIKVSGDSSFNITGQLTLRGITQEIHFPATIVRDGEDLVAMASLSIDRTKWGITYKSGSVIALVKDELLEDLVQVSLALRFQQKRGC from the coding sequence ATGCGGTCAATCTTATTGTTAGTCTGCGCACTTTTTTTACTGACCTGTGCTGTTGCCTGCCGCGATAGTTCAGCGGCGGCTATCACTGAAACTAAAATTGCTGCCAAATTGCCGACAGATTCCATCTGGGTGGGAAATGTAATAGGTTATTCCCTTGTTATACCAGAAAGCTTTGTCAATTGGAAAGGCATGAATGTTATGGGAGGAAATGGACATCAGGGCTATATCAAACCCCTGACAGGCACGCTTACAATCAATGCCAATGGCTCTGTTGAAGGTGGCTATTTTGAGCTGGATATGAATACAATTACCACTACCGACAAAAAAGATACAAGCAGCGATAACGGACTGATATCGCATCTGAAAGATCCTGACTTCTTTGATGTGAAGAAGTATCCCAGGGGAAGGTTCAAATTAATTAACGCAATTAAAGTCTCTGGTGATTCTTCATTTAATATTACCGGTCAACTGACCTTGCGGGGTATTACTCAGGAAATCCATTTCCCGGCCACGATCGTCAGGGATGGTGAGGATCTTGTTGCTATGGCGTCGCTCTCAATAGATCGTACAAAATGGGGTATTACTTACAAGTCAGGCAGTGTAATTGCACTTGTGAAAGACGAGTTGCTGGAAGATCTGGTACAGGTGTCACTGGCTTTACGATTTCAACAGAAACGGGGCTGTTAA
- a CDS encoding winged helix-turn-helix domain-containing protein: MSWKAMVAMGAALIVIVSWTAIRGRATLPATDMATEKLVIRQIGHQLLLHAGDSSSRILPVEERANREYLIRFAAPFSFLPDTLLATVRRVIAANGLPSSYRVEVIQCDPPAEVIYGFQIYKDSARNVIPCLGRIQEKACYNILIRFTETETAGIDPFSSGLLSGSLVAILAALLLSTLYLKRRRAADKAGNMPAPGSSTGKTMDGQETQNIQPDLPQEELKEELPESSGITIGNLLFLPDSQQLVAGSSVITLTAKEAKLLHVFAQAQQEVIDRDQLMKEVWEDEGVIVGRSLDMFVSKLRKKLQADRRISILNVHGKGYKLVIGQEAC; the protein is encoded by the coding sequence ATGAGTTGGAAAGCCATGGTGGCAATGGGCGCCGCCCTTATTGTTATCGTTTCCTGGACTGCCATCCGTGGCCGGGCTACCCTGCCGGCTACAGATATGGCAACTGAAAAGTTGGTGATCCGGCAGATCGGTCATCAGTTACTGTTACATGCCGGCGATTCCTCTTCCCGCATCCTGCCTGTGGAAGAGCGGGCGAACAGGGAATACCTGATCCGGTTTGCGGCCCCCTTTTCTTTTTTGCCGGATACATTGTTGGCAACTGTTCGCCGGGTAATAGCGGCCAACGGCCTGCCCTCCAGTTACCGCGTGGAAGTGATCCAATGTGATCCACCGGCTGAAGTGATCTACGGATTCCAGATATATAAAGACAGTGCACGGAATGTAATCCCTTGCCTGGGTCGCATACAGGAAAAAGCTTGCTACAATATACTGATCAGGTTTACTGAAACCGAAACCGCCGGTATCGACCCATTTTCCAGTGGCCTGTTGTCGGGCAGCCTGGTGGCTATTCTGGCAGCCTTATTACTCAGCACACTGTATTTGAAAAGAAGAAGAGCTGCTGACAAGGCAGGCAATATGCCAGCCCCTGGTTCCTCAACCGGGAAAACAATGGATGGTCAGGAGACACAGAACATTCAACCAGATCTGCCGCAGGAAGAACTCAAAGAGGAATTGCCTGAGTCATCCGGTATTACTATTGGTAACCTGCTTTTTTTGCCGGATAGTCAACAACTGGTAGCTGGTTCTTCCGTCATCACCCTCACAGCCAAAGAAGCCAAACTGTTGCATGTTTTTGCCCAAGCCCAACAGGAAGTGATAGACCGGGATCAGTTGATGAAAGAAGTGTGGGAAGATGAAGGTGTCATCGTTGGCCGCAGCCTGGATATGTTCGTATCGAAATTGCGGAAAAAGTTGCAGGCAGATAGGCGCATTAGCATCCTGAATGTACATGGAAAAGGGTATAAACTGGTGATTGGTCAAGAGGCCTGCTGA
- a CDS encoding DEAD/DEAH box helicase — protein MAFSELGLSAPLLKAIGEQSFTQPTPVQQQSIPAILQGKDILGISKTGSGKTAGYVLPILELCRRRVEKKDRHVRVLVIVPTRELAIQVNDVCKTFCAYLPNDIKTMAVYGGVSINPQMMALHGIEILIATPGRLIDLIHHKTVHLSQVDILVLDEADKMLNLGFKEEMDNVFQLLPAKRQNLLFSATASEDIEDMQRHLLRQPVTIEVVDEEQSIELIEQLAYHVTEARKGPLLRYLIKNEGMQQVLVFTSAVRTADNLTGKLIKNKIQAASLHGHLSQTARLETLQRFKAGKLRVLVASDLASRGIDIQQLPIVINYELPRSPKDYIHRIGRTGRAGISGKAVSLICPDDQHHFDIIQKKMGKKVEIRESDDLNLQGF, from the coding sequence ATGGCATTTTCCGAATTGGGTTTATCCGCACCGTTATTAAAGGCAATAGGCGAGCAGTCATTTACACAACCTACGCCTGTGCAGCAGCAGTCTATTCCTGCTATCTTACAGGGAAAGGATATACTCGGCATATCTAAAACCGGCTCTGGCAAAACTGCCGGTTACGTATTGCCTATATTGGAATTGTGCCGGCGCCGGGTAGAAAAGAAAGACAGACACGTGCGGGTACTGGTAATAGTGCCCACACGGGAACTGGCTATACAAGTAAATGATGTTTGTAAAACCTTCTGCGCTTACCTGCCAAATGATATAAAAACAATGGCGGTGTATGGTGGTGTTTCCATCAACCCACAAATGATGGCCTTGCATGGCATTGAAATATTAATAGCTACTCCGGGCCGATTGATTGATCTGATACACCATAAAACTGTGCACTTGTCACAAGTAGATATACTGGTGCTGGATGAAGCCGATAAAATGCTGAACCTGGGCTTTAAAGAGGAGATGGATAATGTGTTTCAGTTGCTACCGGCCAAACGCCAGAACCTGTTGTTCTCTGCCACTGCCAGTGAAGATATTGAAGATATGCAGCGTCACCTGTTACGCCAGCCAGTAACGATTGAAGTGGTAGATGAAGAGCAGAGTATAGAACTGATTGAACAGCTTGCCTATCATGTAACCGAAGCACGTAAAGGGCCGCTTTTACGTTACCTGATCAAGAATGAAGGCATGCAGCAGGTGCTGGTATTTACCTCTGCCGTAAGAACGGCAGATAACCTTACCGGCAAGCTTATCAAAAATAAAATACAGGCAGCTTCTTTGCACGGCCACTTGAGTCAAACTGCTCGCCTTGAAACGCTGCAACGTTTTAAAGCAGGCAAGCTGCGGGTACTGGTAGCGTCTGATCTTGCTTCGCGAGGTATTGATATTCAGCAATTGCCTATAGTCATTAACTACGAGCTGCCACGTTCTCCCAAAGATTATATTCATCGAATCGGCCGTACCGGCAGGGCGGGGATTTCGGGCAAGGCTGTTTCGCTGATATGCCCTGATGACCAGCATCATTTTGACATTATCCAGAAAAAGATGGGAAAAAAAGTAGAAATTCGGGAAAGTGACGATCTTAATCTGCAGGGCTTTTAA
- a CDS encoding SWIM zinc finger family protein: MNIETFEKQIDGRLILKGKAYYEDGCIIEMEEIDPGKWEGIVAGSDDYNVFVSLVKKKIVDCSCDCPHDVEFCKHLIAALFYIREVILLLDIGPVAATTEDKIKKKKKPSVDEALNQIPIKELQDFVKKYAKKNKGFRDLFSAHFAGYFGEENGKSYSRLLKNAARAAADRSGFIDYYHAREALEPAMQLVQNAEEALNQRHFSISTDIAFAVIEEVHDMVENMDDSSGYAGTCISESFSLLNRLLDLPIPGDLRNRIFEGALKAAQEKKYDFAGFDDEWLGLAIKAAYDKYKQDKALALVDKLLSGLNIISKEWSVEFDMVRLLKHKIRLLQNLGAHEDATKLRLHHLEYTELRISLIEECITLKDFDQAKKLCVDGISIAKKKKLAGTIDQFKELQLKIAQLQGDVDQVRAISLDLYEGHDMKYYRVLKGTYLPDEWPAIVFKLIDDLETSNKNFAHLDRSLNAENIAAIFIEESYWPQLVNLLQRNPQLHLLESFSQYLPNNYLSELVDAYYKAITQYLKENTGRNHYVFVRGILEKILQWKEGKEKVKKISSSLSTQFKARKALIEELCKLPA, translated from the coding sequence ATGAATATTGAAACTTTTGAAAAACAGATAGATGGCAGGCTTATTCTGAAAGGCAAAGCCTATTACGAGGATGGCTGTATTATCGAAATGGAAGAAATTGATCCTGGAAAATGGGAAGGAATTGTGGCCGGGTCTGATGATTACAACGTTTTTGTGTCATTGGTAAAAAAGAAAATTGTGGATTGTTCCTGTGACTGCCCGCATGATGTAGAATTTTGCAAACATTTGATCGCTGCATTGTTTTACATCAGGGAGGTAATTTTGCTTCTGGATATCGGACCAGTAGCTGCGACAACAGAAGACAAAATAAAGAAAAAAAAGAAACCCTCTGTTGATGAAGCATTAAACCAAATCCCAATAAAGGAACTTCAGGATTTTGTAAAGAAATATGCAAAAAAAAATAAGGGCTTCAGAGATCTATTTTCCGCTCATTTCGCAGGATATTTTGGAGAGGAAAATGGAAAATCATATTCCAGGTTACTTAAAAATGCTGCAAGAGCTGCGGCAGACCGGAGTGGCTTTATTGATTATTACCACGCCAGGGAAGCTTTGGAGCCCGCCATGCAACTTGTCCAAAACGCAGAGGAGGCATTGAATCAGAGGCATTTTTCCATCAGCACGGACATCGCATTTGCTGTTATTGAAGAAGTTCATGACATGGTTGAAAATATGGACGACAGTAGTGGATATGCTGGCACCTGTATTAGCGAAAGCTTTTCTTTACTCAATAGATTACTTGATCTGCCCATTCCCGGCGATCTTAGAAACCGCATATTTGAGGGAGCATTGAAAGCGGCCCAGGAAAAGAAATACGACTTTGCAGGTTTTGATGATGAGTGGCTTGGGCTGGCGATAAAAGCTGCATATGACAAATACAAGCAGGATAAGGCACTTGCTCTTGTCGATAAACTTTTATCTGGGTTGAATATAATTTCAAAAGAATGGTCCGTCGAATTTGATATGGTTCGGTTACTTAAACACAAGATCAGATTACTGCAAAATTTGGGTGCGCACGAAGATGCTACCAAACTGAGACTTCATCATCTTGAATACACAGAATTAAGAATTAGCCTTATTGAAGAATGCATCACTTTAAAGGATTTTGATCAGGCTAAAAAGCTCTGTGTTGACGGGATATCTATAGCAAAGAAAAAGAAGCTGGCCGGAACAATAGACCAATTCAAAGAACTTCAATTGAAAATAGCTCAACTCCAGGGAGATGTTGATCAGGTTCGGGCAATTTCCCTGGATCTGTATGAGGGCCATGATATGAAATACTATCGTGTGCTAAAAGGCACTTACCTTCCGGATGAATGGCCGGCGATTGTTTTCAAATTAATAGATGATCTTGAAACATCAAACAAGAACTTTGCTCATCTGGACAGATCACTTAATGCAGAAAACATTGCGGCTATTTTCATTGAAGAATCATATTGGCCTCAGCTCGTAAACTTGCTTCAGAGGAATCCACAGTTACATTTACTGGAATCTTTTTCACAATATCTGCCAAATAATTATCTATCTGAATTGGTGGATGCTTATTATAAAGCTATTACCCAATATTTGAAAGAAAATACCGGCCGGAATCACTATGTCTTTGTTAGAGGGATTTTGGAAAAAATACTTCAGTGGAAGGAAGGAAAAGAAAAGGTTAAGAAAATTTCGTCCAGTCTTTCTACTCAATTCAAAGCACGTAAGGCACTTATTGAGGAGCTGTGTAAATTACCTGCTTGA
- a CDS encoding Fic family protein, with product MAVTSLGFQWLKEHYYLDHHILTHCSYLGSRGSIEMTSKGNIEQIYGSGYATKNNTPLEHLEFGIKYDDLNLDFLQSVFRKMRKGEVEAFIRQSPSGKYHRKIGFLYELLTGTDLMTELQVNANYIDLLDEEKYITGTMVKNSKWRINNNLLGDHQFCPIVRRTHRLSGLLEINIEDSIGKIRREYPEDIFSRVIRYLYNKETKSSYEIEKEQPSPDRMDKFIALLMKAGSEDPATMLSKQELIALQNAIVDPRYAAKDFRDFQNYVGELLPNYQELIHYICPPPTLVNSLMDGLQECWFKANTVPASLKAAIISFGFVFIHPFEDGNGRLHRFLIHDILVQGGMVPKGQIVPVSAHMLSNLKDYDYVLEKYSDPLMLRAKYEKNQVGEISISNLENVEGYYRYPDLTDQCVYLLETIHATIKEDMPAEFAFLQRYDEAKKALQNIVDMPDKDINLMLIFLHQNKGEFPKRRRLQFSKLTDEEIFQMAKVYKEIYELP from the coding sequence ATGGCAGTTACTTCTTTAGGATTTCAATGGTTAAAAGAGCATTATTATTTGGATCATCACATCCTGACTCATTGCTCTTATTTAGGTAGCCGTGGATCCATAGAAATGACTTCCAAAGGAAATATTGAACAAATATATGGCAGTGGATACGCTACCAAAAACAACACTCCATTAGAACATCTTGAATTCGGAATCAAATACGATGATCTGAACCTTGATTTTCTGCAATCTGTTTTCCGCAAGATGCGAAAGGGGGAAGTGGAAGCATTTATCCGGCAATCTCCTTCCGGCAAGTACCACCGGAAGATTGGTTTTTTGTATGAACTGCTTACCGGAACTGATCTAATGACTGAGCTACAGGTAAATGCCAATTACATAGACCTACTTGATGAGGAAAAATACATTACAGGGACTATGGTTAAGAATAGTAAATGGAGAATCAATAACAATTTGTTAGGTGATCATCAGTTCTGTCCGATTGTTAGAAGAACACACCGATTGTCTGGTCTTTTGGAAATAAATATAGAGGATAGCATCGGAAAGATTCGCCGCGAATATCCGGAAGATATCTTCAGCCGAGTGATCAGGTACCTCTATAATAAAGAGACTAAGTCTTCCTATGAAATTGAAAAGGAGCAGCCGTCGCCAGACAGAATGGATAAATTCATCGCTTTATTGATGAAGGCTGGCAGCGAAGATCCGGCAACAATGTTGAGTAAGCAAGAGCTGATCGCCCTACAAAATGCAATTGTTGATCCTCGATACGCAGCAAAGGATTTCAGGGATTTTCAAAATTATGTCGGAGAGCTTTTGCCCAATTACCAGGAACTGATCCATTATATCTGCCCACCACCAACTTTAGTGAATTCCTTAATGGATGGGCTTCAGGAATGCTGGTTCAAAGCGAATACGGTTCCTGCCAGCCTCAAGGCAGCCATAATATCATTCGGCTTTGTATTTATTCATCCGTTTGAAGACGGAAACGGCAGGCTTCACCGGTTTCTTATTCATGATATCCTTGTACAAGGAGGAATGGTTCCTAAAGGCCAGATAGTGCCCGTTTCTGCGCATATGCTCAGTAATCTCAAAGACTATGACTATGTACTGGAAAAATACTCAGATCCGTTAATGCTTCGTGCTAAATATGAGAAAAACCAGGTTGGAGAAATCAGTATATCCAATCTTGAAAATGTTGAAGGATATTATCGCTACCCTGATTTGACAGATCAATGCGTTTACCTTCTGGAAACGATACATGCTACGATCAAGGAAGATATGCCTGCAGAATTTGCCTTTCTGCAACGGTATGACGAAGCCAAAAAGGCTTTGCAGAATATTGTTGATATGCCTGACAAGGATATTAATCTGATGCTTATTTTTTTACATCAGAATAAAGGAGAATTTCCGAAGCGCAGAAGACTACAGTTTTCAAAATTAACTGATGAGGAAATTTTCCAGATGGCTAAGGTGTATAAGGAAATTTATGAACTGCCGTAA